In SAR202 cluster bacterium, one genomic interval encodes:
- the atpC gene encoding F0F1 ATP synthase subunit epsilon: MKLEIVSAEKNIYSDDVRGVVAPSIEGEIAILDNHAPLLTSLQPGEVRIIQDGSEDTYLYLSGGFIEVLGNHVTILADAAERVEEIDEAKVQEAIKQAEEKISTSQSDIDLANAVASMRRAQVRLKIVQKRRSSNRPPSVS, from the coding sequence ATGAAATTAGAGATTGTTTCAGCAGAAAAAAATATTTATTCTGATGATGTGCGTGGTGTTGTAGCACCAAGTATAGAAGGCGAAATTGCCATACTTGATAACCATGCTCCTTTATTAACGTCGCTTCAACCAGGAGAAGTTCGCATTATTCAAGATGGATCTGAAGATACTTATCTATATCTTTCAGGTGGGTTTATTGAAGTATTAGGCAACCATGTTACTATTTTAGCTGATGCTGCTGAACGCGTGGAAGAAATAGATGAAGCAAAGGTTCAAGAAGCAATAAAACAAGCTGAAGAAAAGATAAGTACTAGTCAGTCTGATATAGACTTGGCGAACGCTGTCGCTTCAATGCGAAGAGCTCAAGTTCGTCTTAAAATAGTTCAAAAAAGAAGATCATCAAATAGACCACCTTCTGTTTCTTAA
- the atpD gene encoding F0F1 ATP synthase subunit beta, whose translation MAENKGKIVQIIGTVVDVEFPPDNLPEVYNALTLEHNGEELVLEVEQHVGNNWVRCLAMGATEGLARGMEVNDTGQPIAVPVGDGSLGRLFNVTGKALDNIGEVAAEEHWPIHRPAPSFEDQSSSTEMLETGVKVIDLIAPFTKGGKIGAFGGAGTGKTVIIMELIRNIAQVHKGYSVFAGVGERSREGNDLWNEMEESGVLQNTALVFGQMNEPPGVRYRISLTGLTMAEYFRDQQNQDVLLFIDNIFRYTLAGMEVSALLGRMPSAVGYQPTLATEMGALQERITSTKNGSITSFQAVYVPADDYTDPGVATTFGHLDANISLDRAISEQGIYPAVDPLASNSRILDPLIVGEEHYQVARGVQEYLQRYKDLQDVIAILGMEELSEEDKLTVSRARKLQRFFSQPFFVATQFTGREGRYVPIQDTIRGFKEILEGKHDDLPEQAFYMVGDIEEARASANS comes from the coding sequence ATGGCAGAAAATAAAGGTAAAATAGTACAAATTATTGGTACGGTTGTTGACGTAGAGTTCCCTCCTGACAATCTTCCTGAAGTCTACAATGCTTTGACTCTCGAGCACAATGGTGAAGAATTAGTTCTCGAAGTTGAACAGCATGTAGGTAATAATTGGGTTCGTTGTTTAGCAATGGGTGCAACTGAAGGCCTTGCTAGAGGTATGGAAGTTAATGATACTGGACAACCTATTGCTGTTCCTGTTGGAGATGGGTCATTAGGACGATTATTTAATGTAACCGGTAAGGCACTTGATAATATTGGAGAGGTTGCTGCTGAAGAACATTGGCCTATTCATAGGCCTGCTCCTAGCTTTGAAGATCAAAGTTCAAGTACAGAAATGTTAGAAACAGGAGTAAAAGTTATTGATTTGATTGCTCCTTTTACAAAAGGCGGCAAAATTGGAGCCTTTGGTGGAGCGGGTACAGGCAAAACAGTTATTATCATGGAATTAATTCGAAATATTGCTCAAGTTCATAAAGGTTATTCTGTATTTGCAGGTGTTGGAGAAAGATCTAGAGAAGGAAACGACCTTTGGAATGAAATGGAAGAATCAGGAGTATTACAAAATACAGCACTGGTTTTTGGACAAATGAATGAACCACCTGGCGTTAGATATCGAATTAGCCTAACAGGTTTGACTATGGCGGAATATTTTAGAGACCAACAAAATCAAGATGTTTTATTATTTATAGATAACATATTTAGATATACATTAGCAGGTATGGAAGTATCAGCTCTTTTAGGTAGAATGCCGTCGGCTGTAGGATACCAACCAACTTTAGCAACAGAAATGGGTGCTTTACAAGAACGAATTACATCAACAAAGAATGGTTCAATTACTTCATTTCAAGCAGTCTATGTGCCTGCTGACGATTATACTGATCCAGGTGTCGCTACTACATTTGGACATTTAGATGCCAATATTTCTCTTGATAGGGCAATTTCAGAACAGGGAATATATCCAGCTGTTGACCCATTAGCATCTAACTCAAGAATTCTTGACCCATTAATTGTTGGAGAGGAACATTATCAAGTAGCACGAGGTGTACAGGAATACTTGCAGAGATATAAAGATTTGCAAGATGTTATCGCTATTTTAGGTATGGAAGAATTATCTGAAGAGGACAAATTAACTGTATCAAGAGCAAGAAAACTACAAAGATTTTTCTCGCAACCATTTTTCGTTGCAACTCAATTTACTGGTAGAGAAGGTAGGTACGTTCCAATTCAAGATACTATACGAGGATTCAAGGAAATCTTGGAAGGAAAGCACGACGATTTACCTGAGCAAGCTTTTTATATGGTAGGTGATATTGAAGAAGCTAGAGCTTCAGCTAATAGTTAA
- the atpG gene encoding ATP synthase F1 subunit gamma, producing the protein MANVRTIRRRIRSVQSTAKITKAMQMIAASKMRFAQLATLAGRPYAEKIEHVLSDLAAQPIEGEEVHPLLVERDITNTAVIHMTPDRGLCGGLPGNLNRSCGDYILGESSIITTVAVGKKGRDFLTRTGNQPMAVFTDLPDRATVEDIMPIAKLVIDGYMDGSIDKVVLSYPQFVNVTLQTPIIKQLLPVIPSELSSNETVGYIYEPSSIDLMELLLPRYIETEIYHALLESRACEHSSRMVAMRNATDSANDMIDSLTLLMNKVRQEAITTELLDIVGGVAALN; encoded by the coding sequence ATAGCAGCATCTAAAATGCGATTTGCTCAACTTGCTACACTTGCTGGTAGACCTTATGCTGAAAAAATAGAGCACGTATTATCTGATCTTGCAGCACAACCTATTGAAGGAGAAGAAGTTCACCCATTGTTGGTCGAGCGTGATATTACAAACACAGCTGTAATTCATATGACCCCTGATAGAGGGCTTTGTGGAGGGTTGCCAGGTAACCTTAATAGGTCATGTGGCGATTATATTCTTGGTGAAAGTTCAATAATAACTACTGTGGCAGTTGGTAAAAAAGGAAGAGATTTCCTTACTAGGACAGGTAATCAACCTATGGCCGTATTCACCGATTTACCTGACAGAGCAACTGTTGAAGATATTATGCCAATTGCTAAGCTCGTCATAGATGGATATATGGATGGGAGTATAGATAAAGTAGTATTGAGCTACCCTCAATTTGTTAATGTAACATTACAAACTCCTATTATTAAACAACTTTTACCAGTGATACCATCAGAATTATCAAGCAATGAAACAGTTGGGTATATATATGAGCCATCAAGTATAGATTTAATGGAATTGCTATTACCCAGATATATTGAGACGGAAATTTATCATGCATTATTAGAATCTAGAGCATGTGAACATTCTTCAAGAATGGTTGCTATGAGAAATGCTACTGACAGTGCTAATGATATGATTGATTCATTAACATTACTTATGAATAAAGTAAGGCAAGAAGCTATTACTACAGAACTATTAGATATAGTGGGCGGAGTTGCTGCTCTAAATTAA